The Blastocatellia bacterium genome includes a window with the following:
- a CDS encoding RNA-binding domain-containing protein: MGRKKFRTRHTVDSTRSFFAHHYFDAHALIDRHELLHLIHGGEDSYIEFKVRLNNPEKLAAEVVALANSGGGFIVIGVNDNRRIEGVDDPEWVEQQLIHICHRLVLPPIRPRINKIAFDNGKRVVALEVEGPHPPYRTADHRCYVRVGSMKREATAEEIAEMYDPHRSYGFELMPITSSTLDDIDEAIFWSYVRELRGGDLGEFEEHGYPIDEVMIHYLQLAVEFDHESAPTLAGLLLFGKNDRVAHHLPRSGIVATRLAGVEITDPIVEQTEITGNLATQFEGALAFVRRYADLLEERPPRQRLSRDGPVEPRASYARAAIVEALTNALIHRDYSLQDQVTRILIFDDRLEVINPMRVAGVALEPICCGVVSAPHPRLKAIFKSAYYGLMTVTGGVPMMLRTAQAFSGIKPEIRLVNDEFRLKIYGLR, from the coding sequence ATGGGGAGGAAAAAATTCCGCACTCGCCACACTGTTGATTCCACCCGGTCTTTCTTCGCCCACCACTATTTTGATGCCCATGCTCTCATTGATCGGCATGAGCTTCTCCACCTGATTCACGGAGGAGAAGACAGCTACATCGAGTTCAAGGTGCGACTGAACAATCCCGAGAAGCTGGCCGCTGAGGTCGTCGCTCTGGCCAACTCCGGCGGAGGATTCATCGTCATCGGCGTCAACGATAACCGTCGGATCGAAGGGGTGGATGATCCGGAATGGGTCGAACAGCAACTGATCCACATCTGTCATCGTCTGGTTCTGCCGCCGATTCGCCCGCGCATCAACAAGATCGCTTTTGACAATGGCAAGCGGGTCGTTGCTTTGGAAGTCGAGGGGCCGCATCCGCCCTATCGCACGGCCGATCATCGCTGTTACGTCCGCGTGGGCTCCATGAAGCGCGAGGCTACCGCCGAAGAGATCGCCGAGATGTATGATCCGCACCGATCCTATGGGTTCGAGTTAATGCCGATCACCAGCTCCACGCTCGACGATATTGATGAGGCGATCTTCTGGAGCTATGTGCGCGAGCTGCGCGGCGGCGATCTCGGCGAATTCGAGGAGCACGGCTATCCCATTGATGAGGTCATGATTCATTATCTTCAGCTTGCCGTCGAGTTCGATCACGAGAGCGCTCCCACGCTGGCCGGTCTGCTGCTGTTTGGCAAGAACGATCGTGTGGCGCATCACCTTCCCCGGAGCGGGATCGTGGCCACGCGACTGGCCGGAGTCGAGATCACTGATCCCATCGTCGAGCAGACGGAGATCACCGGAAACCTCGCCACCCAATTTGAGGGGGCTCTGGCGTTCGTTCGCCGTTATGCCGATCTGCTGGAGGAGAGACCCCCGCGTCAGCGACTGAGCCGGGACGGCCCCGTGGAGCCCCGCGCCAGCTATGCTCGTGCGGCCATCGTCGAAGCGCTCACCAATGCCCTCATTCACCGCGACTACAGCCTCCAGGATCAGGTGACGCGCATCCTCATCTTCGATGACCGGCTCGAAGTGATCAATCCCATGAGAGTAGCCGGTGTGGCCCTCGAACCAATCTGCTGCGGCGTCGTGAGCGCCCCCCATCCCCGATTGAAAGCGATCTTCAAGAGCGCCTACTATGGACTCATGACCGTGACCGGAGGCGTTCCCATGATGCTTCGCACCGCCCAGGCCTTCTCCGGCATCAAGCCGGAGATCCGGCTCGTCAACGACGAGTTTCGCTTGAAAATCTACGGATTGAGATAG
- a CDS encoding tetratricopeptide repeat protein has protein sequence MTGRGKHRWKIVLALGVTLGCASGAGVAGGPLGDRPIPDLEALRRVGFEALYSLDYEGARAQFQRIVEARPDHPMGYLYLATTLWVEKLNQSRRLQTGFYLNPSFYAATEERIDPERDRRFRHYIEQAIARADALLVKRPEDVEAKYFRGAAYAVLGAYEASVARRFFAALRAGSRAVKDHREILARDPGFADAYLTVGIYDYIVGSLPLAVRILAALGGIRGDRQRGLAELERAAASGRYVADDARVLLVALYYRERRYSDALAVLETLASRYPRNYLLRSERATLLLRLGRRAEAIDAFEQLLRHPSFSTAHDVIRFQYAEALFQTGYTQAALHHFRQLVASPQAYPDLVTLGYLRIGQILDLSGNRSAALAAYTTVVGRENVFDSHEQARRYLRTPYKRPG, from the coding sequence ATGACCGGCAGAGGAAAGCACAGATGGAAGATCGTGCTCGCCCTCGGCGTGACTCTCGGGTGTGCGAGCGGCGCAGGAGTGGCGGGCGGACCTCTCGGAGACCGCCCGATACCGGATCTTGAAGCGCTCCGGCGGGTCGGATTTGAGGCCCTGTATAGTCTCGACTATGAGGGGGCGCGGGCGCAGTTTCAGCGAATCGTCGAGGCGCGGCCCGATCACCCGATGGGCTATCTCTATCTGGCGACCACGCTCTGGGTGGAGAAACTCAATCAGAGCCGCCGCCTTCAGACAGGGTTTTATCTCAATCCCTCGTTTTACGCGGCAACGGAAGAGCGCATTGATCCGGAGCGAGATCGGCGATTCCGTCATTACATCGAGCAGGCGATTGCTCGGGCCGATGCACTGCTCGTCAAACGCCCTGAGGATGTGGAGGCGAAATATTTTCGCGGTGCCGCCTATGCTGTGCTGGGCGCTTATGAGGCCAGCGTCGCCCGCCGGTTTTTCGCCGCTCTCCGGGCGGGATCCCGCGCGGTGAAGGACCATCGGGAAATCCTCGCACGCGATCCCGGCTTCGCCGACGCCTATCTGACGGTGGGCATCTACGATTATATCGTCGGAAGTTTGCCGCTGGCGGTTCGCATTCTGGCGGCGCTCGGAGGCATTCGCGGGGACCGGCAGCGGGGTCTGGCTGAACTGGAACGCGCGGCGGCCTCCGGCAGGTATGTCGCCGATGATGCTCGCGTGCTGCTCGTCGCGCTCTACTACCGCGAGCGCCGCTATTCAGATGCGCTGGCCGTGCTGGAGACGCTCGCCTCACGCTATCCCCGAAATTATCTCCTCCGCAGCGAACGCGCCACGCTCCTGTTGCGGCTGGGGCGGAGGGCCGAAGCCATTGATGCCTTCGAACAGTTGCTCCGTCACCCGTCATTTTCAACGGCTCACGATGTCATTCGCTTCCAGTATGCCGAAGCGCTCTTCCAGACCGGATACACGCAGGCGGCGCTCCATCATTTTCGCCAGCTCGTTGCTTCCCCTCAGGCGTATCCCGATCTGGTGACGCTCGGTTATCTCCGCATCGGGCAGATCCTCGACCTGAGCGGAAACCGCTCGGCGGCTCTGGCGGCTTACACCACTGTTGTTGGGCGGGAGAACGTCTTTGATTCCCACGAGCAGGCTCGTCGGTACCTGCGCACACCATACAAACGCCCCGGGTGA